One segment of Niabella beijingensis DNA contains the following:
- the katG gene encoding catalase/peroxidase HPI, whose protein sequence is MEKDPNDISKCPFHNGTMKQNAGGGGTKNRDWWPNQLKLNILRQHSSLSNPMDGNFNYAAAFNSLDLEAVKKDLHVLMTDSQDWWPADFGHYGGLFIRMAWHSAGTYRVGDGRGGAGSGQQRFAPLNSWPDNVSLDKARRLLWPIKQKYGNKISWADLLILTGNVALESMGFKTFGFAGGREDAWEPAEDVYWGAETTWLGGDIRYAHGDPGVEKKGGVVVSDDNADGDIHSRNLEKPLAAVQMGLIYVNPEGPDGNPDPIAAAKDIRDTFGRMAMNDEETVALIAGGHSFGKTHGAAPATHVGKEPEAAGMEAQGLGWANSFGKGVGADAITSGLEVTWTKTPTQWSNNFFENLFGHEWELTKSPAGAHQWVAKDGEDIIPDAFDPGKKHRPTMLTTDLSLRFDPVYEKISRRFLEDPEAFADAFARAWFKLTHRDLGPRSRYLGPDVPAEILLWQDPVPEPDHVLIDDKDIAALKAKVLESGLSISELVTTAWASASTFRGGDKRGGANGARIRLAPQRYWQVNNPAQLQKVLDVLENIRKDFNAAQAENKKVSIADLIVLAGAAGIEKAAKDAGQNITVPVTPGRTDASQEQTDVESIAFLEPLADGFRNYRKTGLGASTEALLIDKAQLLTLTAPELTVLVGGLRVLGTNFDASAHGLFTQRPGQLTNDFFVNLLDMRTAWKAITDDRELFEGSDRATGAVKWTATRADLVLGSNAELRAIAEVYASTDGAEKFVRDFVAAWNKVMNLDRFDLV, encoded by the coding sequence ATGGAAAAAGACCCGAATGACATCAGTAAATGCCCTTTTCACAATGGCACGATGAAACAAAATGCAGGCGGAGGCGGCACCAAGAACCGCGACTGGTGGCCCAACCAGCTTAAGCTGAATATTTTGCGGCAACATTCTTCCTTATCGAACCCGATGGATGGAAATTTTAATTATGCGGCAGCCTTTAACAGCCTCGATCTTGAGGCCGTAAAAAAAGACCTGCATGTGCTGATGACCGATTCGCAGGATTGGTGGCCGGCGGATTTTGGTCATTACGGAGGGCTTTTTATCCGCATGGCCTGGCATAGTGCCGGCACTTACCGGGTGGGGGATGGCCGTGGCGGAGCGGGTTCCGGGCAACAGCGGTTCGCACCCCTGAACAGCTGGCCCGACAATGTGAGTCTGGACAAGGCGCGCAGACTGCTCTGGCCCATCAAACAAAAATATGGCAATAAGATATCCTGGGCCGATCTGCTGATCCTGACCGGCAATGTGGCCCTGGAGTCCATGGGCTTTAAAACCTTTGGTTTTGCGGGCGGACGGGAGGATGCCTGGGAGCCGGCAGAAGACGTGTACTGGGGCGCAGAGACCACCTGGCTGGGAGGCGATATACGTTATGCACACGGAGATCCGGGCGTAGAGAAAAAAGGGGGAGTTGTGGTTTCAGACGACAATGCTGATGGTGATATCCACTCCCGTAACCTCGAGAAACCGCTTGCCGCGGTACAGATGGGACTGATTTATGTAAACCCCGAAGGACCGGATGGTAACCCGGATCCCATTGCCGCAGCAAAGGACATCCGCGATACGTTCGGGCGAATGGCCATGAATGATGAAGAAACCGTAGCGCTGATCGCCGGCGGGCATAGCTTTGGTAAAACACACGGTGCAGCACCGGCCACACATGTTGGAAAAGAACCAGAAGCCGCAGGCATGGAGGCGCAGGGATTGGGCTGGGCGAACAGCTTCGGCAAAGGCGTGGGCGCAGATGCGATCACCAGCGGACTGGAAGTGACCTGGACCAAAACCCCCACCCAATGGAGCAATAACTTTTTTGAGAACCTGTTTGGTCATGAATGGGAGCTGACCAAAAGCCCGGCGGGAGCGCATCAATGGGTAGCCAAAGATGGGGAAGACATCATCCCCGATGCGTTTGACCCGGGTAAAAAACACCGTCCCACCATGCTTACAACCGATCTTTCCCTGCGGTTCGATCCGGTTTATGAAAAGATCTCCCGGCGCTTTCTGGAAGACCCGGAAGCCTTTGCCGACGCTTTTGCACGGGCCTGGTTCAAACTTACCCACCGGGATCTGGGACCACGGTCGCGCTACCTCGGACCTGATGTTCCGGCCGAAATACTGCTCTGGCAGGACCCTGTTCCAGAACCGGATCATGTGTTGATCGATGATAAGGATATTGCCGCATTAAAAGCAAAAGTACTGGAGTCGGGGCTGAGCATATCGGAGCTGGTGACCACTGCCTGGGCCTCGGCCTCTACGTTCCGCGGTGGTGATAAACGGGGGGGCGCCAATGGTGCCCGGATCCGTCTGGCCCCGCAACGCTACTGGCAGGTAAATAACCCGGCACAACTGCAAAAAGTGCTGGATGTACTGGAAAACATCCGGAAAGATTTCAACGCAGCACAGGCGGAAAATAAAAAAGTATCGATCGCCGACCTGATCGTACTGGCAGGTGCCGCGGGTATCGAAAAAGCCGCCAAAGATGCGGGACAGAATATTACGGTTCCTGTAACACCGGGCCGTACGGACGCTTCCCAGGAGCAAACGGATGTGGAATCGATTGCGTTTCTGGAGCCCCTGGCTGACGGCTTCCGTAATTACCGTAAAACAGGCCTGGGTGCATCTACAGAAGCATTGCTGATCGATAAGGCACAACTACTGACACTTACGGCACCGGAACTGACGGTGCTGGTTGGCGGCCTGCGCGTACTCGGAACTAATTTTGACGCTTCCGCACATGGGTTATTTACACAACGTCCGGGACAGCTTACCAACGATTTCTTTGTGAACCTGCTGGATATGCGCACCGCCTGGAAAGCCATTACCGACGACCGGGAGCTGTTTGAAGGCAGCGATCGTGCCACCGGAGCCGTTAAATGGACCGCCACCCGTGCCGACCTGGTATTGGGCTCCAACGCAGAACTGCGGGCCATCGCCGAGGTTTATGCAAGTACAGACGGAGCGGAAAAATTTGTGCGGGATTTTGTTGCCGCCTGGAATAAAGTCATGAACCTGGATCGCTTCGACCTGGTATAA